The following are from one region of the Bacillus methanolicus MGA3 genome:
- the metC gene encoding cystathionine beta-lyase, whose product MNEQETYSFETLLLHNRQKVDRVTGAVSVPIQHASTFHQFQIDQFGKYDYSRSLNPTREALEEVIADLEEGTRGFAFSSGMAAISTAFLLLSQGEHVILSEDVYGGTYRVVTQILSRYGIEYTFVDMTDLSAVRNAIQPNTKVFYVETPSNPLLKVTDIKAISQMAKEIDALTFVDNTFLTPALQKPLTLGADVVLHSATKFLSGHSDVVAGLAVVKDEILAEKLAFLQNSFGAVLGVQDAWLVLRGLKTLHVRLEQSIKSAKKIASFLEDQPLVKKVYYPGLKNHPQYALQAEQAKGPGAVLSFEFINEQVLRSFLSKVQIPVFAVSLGAVESILSYPAKMSHAAMPQNEREKRGISNNLLRLSVGLENSDDLIHDFSAALNEIRYDDEKIYVKQGGKK is encoded by the coding sequence ATGAATGAACAAGAAACATATTCATTTGAAACTTTGCTTCTTCACAACAGACAAAAAGTCGATCGAGTTACCGGTGCGGTAAGTGTGCCTATTCAGCATGCATCTACCTTTCATCAATTTCAAATTGACCAATTCGGGAAATATGACTACAGCCGCAGTTTAAATCCAACTCGTGAGGCACTTGAGGAAGTCATTGCGGATTTAGAAGAAGGAACGAGAGGATTTGCTTTTTCATCGGGAATGGCCGCAATATCCACCGCTTTTCTTCTACTATCTCAAGGAGAACATGTCATCCTTTCGGAAGATGTGTACGGAGGGACTTACAGGGTCGTAACACAAATCCTTTCCCGATATGGAATCGAGTACACCTTTGTCGATATGACCGATCTTTCTGCAGTGCGAAACGCAATACAGCCAAACACAAAAGTTTTTTATGTTGAAACACCGTCAAATCCTTTGCTAAAAGTGACAGATATTAAAGCAATCAGTCAAATGGCGAAGGAAATCGATGCTTTAACATTTGTTGATAACACATTTTTAACCCCTGCCCTGCAAAAACCCCTTACATTGGGAGCAGATGTTGTACTTCACAGTGCAACCAAATTTTTGTCGGGTCATAGTGATGTCGTCGCAGGATTAGCAGTGGTTAAAGATGAAATTCTGGCCGAAAAGCTTGCCTTTTTACAAAATTCTTTTGGTGCAGTTCTCGGTGTTCAAGATGCATGGTTAGTTCTGAGAGGTTTAAAAACGCTGCATGTCAGACTTGAACAATCCATCAAATCAGCAAAAAAAATTGCATCATTTTTGGAAGATCAACCATTAGTGAAAAAGGTTTATTATCCTGGATTGAAAAACCACCCACAATATGCGCTGCAAGCTGAGCAGGCAAAAGGTCCGGGAGCTGTTCTTTCCTTTGAATTCATCAATGAACAAGTACTTCGTTCATTTTTATCAAAGGTTCAAATCCCTGTATTCGCAGTAAGTCTTGGGGCGGTCGAATCAATACTTTCCTATCCAGCGAAAATGTCCCATGCGGCAATGCCGCAAAATGAAAGAGAAAAACGGGGAATCAGCAACAATCTTCTTCGCTTATCAGTAGGTCTTGAAAATTCGGACGATCTCATTCATGACTTTTCTGCTGCATTAAATGAAATTCGTTACGATGACGAGAAAATTTACGTAAAACAAGGAGGAAAGAAATGA